The genome window TGAATATGGAAGGTCAGCGTGCGAAGTTTCTCTGGCACTTCCACCAGTTTGTACAGGTCGAAATCGACATCGTACGCCTTGCCTGATTTCAACCTTTCCTTCGGGCGGAACTCAATGGTGTGGCTATCGATCCAGTAGGCTTCGCCCTCCACATTCGGACTGAAATCGAACAGTTCCTTCTCAATGCGCGTGTTCACTTTCGCATCCGGGTGCGTTTCGGCCAGCCGTATCTGAATGGTGCTGCTGTTGCTGACAACACCGCTGGTAAAAGCCGAAATGTACCCGGCAAACGCGGGGTCAATAGGTTCCGCGGTCTTGTCGTTGCATCCGAAAAAGGTGAGAATGAGTAGAACAATGGTGGCTGTTCTCAGGGTGGCAGAGGTTGTGCTTTTCATGGCTGGATTTTTTTAAAACTAAGGTTTATGACTGCATTTATCGTGTGTTTGTTAGAAATGATCTTTAACAGATACGGCCACGCCAAATGATAAATTGTTGCAGGAATTTCCGCCCGCCCGTTTCTTAACAAATTTTGGTAGAAAGGCAGGCAACCGTTGCGGTTTTTGGCTTTCGTTCACAGTTGCAAGATCGAACCGAACCCGAAGTTTTTCGGCAGACGCTCAACTTTTTGGCATCGTAATTTTTTGGCGTTTTCTCCCAGTTGGATGAAGCGCGAAAAGGTCTGTTTATGGAGATGTTAGAGTTGAAATGTTACGGCCCAGTTTTGCCGAAAATACACCGCTTATGCTTGTAATGTTGGGTAACTTGAATGGGAATCTTAAAACCCATGCGTCATGAAAAATCTACTCATCATTTTGGCGGTGCTGCTTTCGGGTCGTGTTATGGCCCAAGATGCAGCCATTGAAGAAAAGAAGTTGGCAACCGAGGTAAGCGAAGTGACAGTTTACTTCAAAGGTGCGCAGATCAAGCGGGTGAAACCGCTTAAGCTGAAAGCCGGAAAGTATCGGTTGGTGTTTGAAGGGCTGGAACCCGACCTGATCGACAATAGTCTGCAGGTGAAGGTGGATGACGGTCTCGTGATCAACTACGTGAACAAGCGCTCGAATTTTTTGAAGCGATTGGAGAAGAACGAGCTGGCCGAAGCGTTGCAAAAGAGCATCGACAGTCTTCAGATCCTGATCGAGGACGAGACCGATATTCTGGCACTGTACCAGAATCAGGAGAAGATACTGGCGCTGAACAACGAGATCGGTGGCGAGCAGGAAGGTGTGCGTGTGAGCGAACTCATCGAAACCGTGCAGTTCTACGAAGTGAAACTGAAGGAAGTGAAGGCCAAGCAACGGCAAAGTCATCGCAAGATCAAAGACCTTGAAAAGCAACTGCACGAGAAGACCGCGCAGAAGCAGGAGATCACCAGCGTGGTGCCGCCCAAGACCAGCGAAATTGTGGTGGAGGCCAGTTGCGAGGACACGTTCAAGGGCAACATCGCACTCAAATACATTATTCCGAATGCGGGTTGGACACCCATTTACGACCTGCGTGCCGAGGATGTGGACGAACCCATCAGCCTGATTCTGAAAGCGCAGGTGCGCCAAAGCAGCGGCTCTGACTGGAAGGATGTGAAGCTGAATCTCACTTCCGAGAACCCATTTGAAAGCGGACAGATGCCCGAACTGAAACGCTGGGACCTGGGAAGCCTCCGCAGGCCAAGACCGGAACCCGTGCTGGAAAATACGGCCATGGCATTGCCCATGTCGGGAACAGGCGTTATTCAGGGTACGGTAAGGGATGATAAAGGCGAGCCGATTCCGTTTGCCAACGTGGTGCTGATGAGCAATGGTGAACAGGTCGGTGGTTCATCCACAGATTTCGATGGGATGTTCAAACTCAAAGGCGTCAATGCCGGAATGTATGATCTGGACGTAAGTTCTTTAGGTTATCAAATGCAAGAAAAACGCGGAATTCCCGTCTTGGGCGAACAGACCTCGTTTGTGAATTTCGATATGGCTGCGGGAGTGAAATTGGATGAGGTTCAAGTGATTGCTTACGAAGTGCCTTTGATTGAAAAGGATGGAGGTCTGGGTTCTTCATTCACAGGAATGGACATCCGCAAAAAAGGTTCTGGAGGTCTTGCCACAGGAGAAGGAGTGACCGTTGCAGGTCAAGACATTCAAAGCATGCCATCTCGCGGAGCAAGGGCCACTACCACAACCATCGCAGGCGTTATGGGCCGGGATTTCGATACCTACATCGATGGCGTGAAAGTGCGCGGTTCCTCATCCATTCCGCAAGCTGCCTACGAAAGTGTGTCGGTGCTGAATGGTGGATTGCCCGCCCAATACGGAGATGCAACCGGTGGAATTGCCTCCATCAGTTCGGACCCGATGTTCGCAGGGTCGTACGACTCCAGTTTCCGCGAGCGGAACAAACGGATCGCGGTCAACACCACCATTGCCAAAAAGGAAACACGCGTGTTCTACAAGGTCGAAACGCCTTTCACCGTGCTTTCGGACAATAAGGATTACACCGTTCAGATCGATGAGTTGCAGATCAATGCGCAGATGGGCTATTTCAGCGCGCCCATCGAAGTGCCGCATGCCTTTCTGGTGGCCAAGATCACCGATTGGGAACGCTTCGATCTGCTGGAAGGCGTGGTGAGTCTTTACGTTTCGGGAACCTACATCGGGCAGTCGTTGCTTTCGCCACAGAACACGGGCGATACCATGCTGGTTTCGCTCGGTTCCGATAAATCCATTGTGGTGGAGCGTGAGGAGCTGAAGGAGTTCACCAAGGAGCAGGTCATTGGCAACAAAACGGTGGATTACCGTGGTTTCACCATCAAACTGAAGAACAACAAGGACAAGCTGGTGCAGCTGCATTTGCAGGATCAGTTGCCGGTTTCCACCTCGCGCGATATTACGGTCTCGTTGCTTGAACCGGAAAGCAAAGCGTTCGATGAGGACAAGGGAATCCTCGATTGGAAGCTGACCCTGCTACCGGGCGAAAGCAAGCAGATCACCTTCAAATACATGGTGAAACGCCCCAGTTGGAGAAGCGTGAATCTGGAGTGAAACAAAAGGCGGGTTGCAAGACCCGCCTTTTTCTGAGTTATTGAGTTATTCAGTTATTGAGTTATTCAGTTATTACTACATGGATCAGTGCAACTCAGTAACCAATAACCCAATAACCAATAACCTACTCCGCAGCCAGCGTCACCGAATAGGCCAGCGTCATGCCAGCATCCAAGTTGCGC of Flavobacteriales bacterium contains these proteins:
- a CDS encoding mucoidy inhibitor MuiA family protein; its protein translation is MKNLLIILAVLLSGRVMAQDAAIEEKKLATEVSEVTVYFKGAQIKRVKPLKLKAGKYRLVFEGLEPDLIDNSLQVKVDDGLVINYVNKRSNFLKRLEKNELAEALQKSIDSLQILIEDETDILALYQNQEKILALNNEIGGEQEGVRVSELIETVQFYEVKLKEVKAKQRQSHRKIKDLEKQLHEKTAQKQEITSVVPPKTSEIVVEASCEDTFKGNIALKYIIPNAGWTPIYDLRAEDVDEPISLILKAQVRQSSGSDWKDVKLNLTSENPFESGQMPELKRWDLGSLRRPRPEPVLENTAMALPMSGTGVIQGTVRDDKGEPIPFANVVLMSNGEQVGGSSTDFDGMFKLKGVNAGMYDLDVSSLGYQMQEKRGIPVLGEQTSFVNFDMAAGVKLDEVQVIAYEVPLIEKDGGLGSSFTGMDIRKKGSGGLATGEGVTVAGQDIQSMPSRGARATTTTIAGVMGRDFDTYIDGVKVRGSSSIPQAAYESVSVLNGGLPAQYGDATGGIASISSDPMFAGSYDSSFRERNKRIAVNTTIAKKETRVFYKVETPFTVLSDNKDYTVQIDELQINAQMGYFSAPIEVPHAFLVAKITDWERFDLLEGVVSLYVSGTYIGQSLLSPQNTGDTMLVSLGSDKSIVVEREELKEFTKEQVIGNKTVDYRGFTIKLKNNKDKLVQLHLQDQLPVSTSRDITVSLLEPESKAFDEDKGILDWKLTLLPGESKQITFKYMVKRPSWRSVNLE